The following DNA comes from Chryseobacterium gallinarum.
GAAATTGAACAGATTAAAATCCTTTACAGGACCTTCTCCTTCATCATACTTTCCTGAAGCAGCCGGTTCAAATTTTTCTCTTTTAAACGAATACATATGATAGATTCCCAATTGCAGGTTTTGGCTTTTATCATTCCATTTAATGTAAGAATTCAATCTTGCAGGGGCTATTCGTAAGCCGCTCAGGTATTTACCGTAGCTATTGTCATTCTTTACGTCTACTTTTCCTTCCTGATACGTATAATGGGTTCCTACTGTTAATCCTCGTACCGGATAAGCAGTAACCGCCAGCTCTACTCCGCTAATGTATTGCGGAGCCCGGAGAGGAGTCCAGAAACCATTCACAGAAACCAGGTCTGCTCCCAGTTTGGAATAGTTATAAAAATAGCTTGCCGAGAAATCAACATGTGTTCCGATTTTACTGTTGAACCCTATTTCGTAATTGTCAATCACTACCGGATCTGTATTGATCTCATTAAGAACATTACTTTTAGCATCCCTGAGCACACGTCCTAAATCATAGATATTAAATCCTCTTGAATAAGAAGTGAAGGGCTGAAAGAAATCAAATGCCACATAGCTTACTCCTACATTGTAAGATAAATTGGAATAATTCAGCCTTCCTCCCTGCACATTGAACGGTATGTCTTTATTGGATGGTAAAGTAGTATAATCCGGCACCTTCACAGACATCTTGTCCCATCGAAGTCCGGCTTTTAAGGTAAGATCAGTGGTAAGAAATAATTTCCCCTGTACAAAAGGTGCTGCAGCAATCATATTCATCTCAGGAACCCAGATCCGTCCATCTACCAGGGGTTGGCTCGTTTTTTCATTCAAAAGATCCAGACCATAAGTTAATGAACCCTTTAATCCGTTATCCCGGCCAAATTCCGTATTAAAATCTGCTCTGAATCCATATTTTTTTTCTAAAATAGCTGACTGCCCGCCGGTTTTCCATCGTGGCGGATTGCGGTAATCATAAATGGTATAAAAGTCCTGGAAATAAAGAATGGTGGTAAGGCTGGTATGATGAAAAATATTTTTATTACTGTATTTAAAATACCCGTTGTGATTGTATCTTGTTCCTTCTTTCACTCCTTCCCTTTCTCCTAATTTCCCGGTAGAAGGCCGCTCTCCGTATTTACCGGGATCCAGTATATACCTGGAATCCTGCAAACTTGAATAGTAGTTGTACATCACCTCCAGCCTGCTGCCGGCATTAATATTATATCCTATTTTAGCAAAGGCGTTATTCACGGCTGTTTCTCCTAATCCATATCTTGGATTCTGAACCAATCCTTCACCATCTATTTTCACCCCGTTCTGAGTAAAAGTTCCGTTGACAAGATAATCCCATTTTCCTGCATTTCCATAGAAGCTTTGCGAAATCCTGTATCCTGCCCCTCCATCTGCTTTAAACATTTTGTTATTAAACAGCTCATGACTGGTAAAACCCAATACCGTTTTACCTGAAAGAGGTTTGTCTGAAATACTTTTCTGCGTGATATAATTAATAATTCCCCCTTCTGCTCCATTACCATAGATCGAGGTAGCTCCTTTTACGACTTCAACCTGTTCCAGCACTGAGGGATCAATACTTCTGATTTCCCTGTCATTATTCCGTAAAGGACTGGATTGGGGGATTCCGTCAATCATGATAAGAACATTTCTTCCTCTCAAAGTTTGTCCCCTGTTGCTGACAAGATTATTTCCGAATGCCAGTCCTGGTACTGTATATGCCAGAATAGTGCTGAGATCCGGAGAAATTAATGATTGCTCAGCAATTTCTTTCTTATTGATGATATTTACTGTAGAAGCTGTTTTTTTGACAATTTCAGGCGTCCTGGATGCCGTAACAATTACTTCCTCCAATCTGTTTTGATTTACCGAATCTTTTTTCTGGGCTGTCACATGGGAAAATACCATAAGGCTGCCGATCAAAAAAATAGATTTTCTCATACCGTAGTGTTATTTAGAATAATTAAAAACAAAGGTAGTTTTTTTAATCATCATCAAAGTTCATCCCTTTTAAATACATTATTTCAAAATCATGTTTAAAATAACACCATAAACCGTATTAAACGAAAATAATTAACATTATTTACCAATTAACATCAATATATTTATCTTAACTGATAATCATCATATATGGAATTCAAGTAAATCTATTGAAGACCTCACAGCCGCTATTGATTCCTGCTTTCAAGAGTCCTCTCTATATCTTCTAAAGAAAAACCTTTTGTTTTCAATAAAATCAGAAAATGATATAAAAGATCGGCAGCTTCATTTTTAAAAAGTTCAGCGTTATTGTCTTTAGCTTCAATTACCAGTTCTACAGCTTCCTCGCCTACTTTCTGTGCAACTTTATTGATCCCTCTTTGGTATAAAGAATACGTGTAAGATCCCTCTGATTTTTGATCAATCCGTTGGGAAACTGTATTTTCCAGTTCATATAAAAATCCTTTGGCTTCTTTTTCCCCGAAACAACTAAAGCTTCCTGTATGGCAGACTACATTTTCAGGAATCACTTTTATCAAAATTGTATCCCTATCACAATCTATATCTATACTTTTTACTGTTAAAAAATTACCGGACTCCTCTCCTTTTGTCCAGAGCCTGTTTTTGGAACGGCTGAAGAAGGTAACAATTCTCTCCTTTTCCGTTTTTTCAAAAGCTTCTTCATTCATATATCCCAGCATAAGAACCTGTAATGTCCTGTTATCCTGGATCACAACAGGAACAAGCCCGTTGTCTTTATTAAAATTAACTTTCATCGTACCTGGATTTTTTTTAATTTAAGTTGTTGTTTTAATCCTTGGATAGTCATTTCATTGAAATGAAATACACTAGCAGCTAATGCTCCTGTTGCCTGCGTTTCACTGAACACTTTAACAAAGTCTTCAATTTTACCCGCACCTCCTGAAGCAATAACAGGAATACCAATGTTTTCCGAAACCAGTTTTGTAATGCGAAGATCAAAACCATTTTTAGTACCATCACCATCCATAGAGGTCAAAAGAATTTCTCCTGCTCCTAACTTTTCTGCTTTCCTGGCCCAGTCTATGGTAGTAAGTGCGGTGGTTTCTTTTCCTCCTTTGATATGAACAAAATCATATGCTCCTATTCTTTTTGTATCAATGGCCACAACAATACATTGGCTGCCAAATTCTTTAGCAAGCTCAGAAACGAGCTGCGGATTTTTTACTGCCGAAGAATTAATGCTTATTTTGTCTGCCCCTGCCTCCAATAGTTTCCTAACATCTTCAACAGTAGAAATTCCTCCTCCAACAGTAAATGGAATGCTTAATTCCTTTGCAATTTCTTTTACCAGTTCTGCAAATGTTTTCCTGTTTTCAATCGTGGCCGTGATATCAAGAAAAACCAGCTCGTCAGCACCTTCACGTTCATATTTTTTGGCAAGCTCCACAGGATCTCCTGCATTTTTTAAGTCTTCAAAATTAACTCCTTTTACAGTAGTTCCATCTTTAATATCCAGACACGGAATAATTCTTTTTTTAAGCATTTTCAATACAATTTTGAAGTTGTTGCAAGCTTATTTTACCTTCATAAATGGCTTTTCCAATGATTGTTCCGGAGCATCCGAGATCTTTCATTTTATAGACATCTTTAATATTGGCAATTCCACCGCTTGCAGTTAACCGGACCGAAGTTCTGGATAAGATCTCGCTATATAAACCTGCTGCAGGACCTTCCAGCATGCCGTCCTTTGCAATATCGGTACAAATCACATTCCGGATTCCCTTTTCCTGATATCCAAGGATAAAATCAATAATATCCTGATCACTTTCTTCCAGCCATCCGGAGGTTTTAATTTTTCTGTTCTCACAATCCGCCCCAAGA
Coding sequences within:
- a CDS encoding TonB-dependent receptor, whose translation is MRKSIFLIGSLMVFSHVTAQKKDSVNQNRLEEVIVTASRTPEIVKKTASTVNIINKKEIAEQSLISPDLSTILAYTVPGLAFGNNLVSNRGQTLRGRNVLIMIDGIPQSSPLRNNDREIRSIDPSVLEQVEVVKGATSIYGNGAEGGIINYITQKSISDKPLSGKTVLGFTSHELFNNKMFKADGGAGYRISQSFYGNAGKWDYLVNGTFTQNGVKIDGEGLVQNPRYGLGETAVNNAFAKIGYNINAGSRLEVMYNYYSSLQDSRYILDPGKYGERPSTGKLGEREGVKEGTRYNHNGYFKYSNKNIFHHTSLTTILYFQDFYTIYDYRNPPRWKTGGQSAILEKKYGFRADFNTEFGRDNGLKGSLTYGLDLLNEKTSQPLVDGRIWVPEMNMIAAAPFVQGKLFLTTDLTLKAGLRWDKMSVKVPDYTTLPSNKDIPFNVQGGRLNYSNLSYNVGVSYVAFDFFQPFTSYSRGFNIYDLGRVLRDAKSNVLNEINTDPVVIDNYEIGFNSKIGTHVDFSASYFYNYSKLGADLVSVNGFWTPLRAPQYISGVELAVTAYPVRGLTVGTHYTYQEGKVDVKNDNSYGKYLSGLRIAPARLNSYIKWNDKSQNLQLGIYHMYSFKREKFEPAASGKYDEGEGPVKDFNLFNFQGSYRFNKLITIGLGIENVLNTSYFTPTSMYTARDAEYVRGNGRYYTVSLNFNY
- the hisIE gene encoding bifunctional phosphoribosyl-AMP cyclohydrolase/phosphoribosyl-ATP diphosphatase HisIE; amino-acid sequence: MKVNFNKDNGLVPVVIQDNRTLQVLMLGYMNEEAFEKTEKERIVTFFSRSKNRLWTKGEESGNFLTVKSIDIDCDRDTILIKVIPENVVCHTGSFSCFGEKEAKGFLYELENTVSQRIDQKSEGSYTYSLYQRGINKVAQKVGEEAVELVIEAKDNNAELFKNEAADLLYHFLILLKTKGFSLEDIERTLESRNQ
- the hisF gene encoding imidazole glycerol phosphate synthase subunit HisF — protein: MLKKRIIPCLDIKDGTTVKGVNFEDLKNAGDPVELAKKYEREGADELVFLDITATIENRKTFAELVKEIAKELSIPFTVGGGISTVEDVRKLLEAGADKISINSSAVKNPQLVSELAKEFGSQCIVVAIDTKRIGAYDFVHIKGGKETTALTTIDWARKAEKLGAGEILLTSMDGDGTKNGFDLRITKLVSENIGIPVIASGGAGKIEDFVKVFSETQATGALAASVFHFNEMTIQGLKQQLKLKKIQVR